From one Flavobacterium kingsejongi genomic stretch:
- a CDS encoding bactofilin family protein, which translates to MFEKSNKNLIKEQFGKTNRIVEGTVITGDITSLADFRLDGELNGNFISGGKIVIGPTGKVLGNITCNNADIEGRFEGTIQVTELLNIKAKASIKGEVFVGKLAVEPGADFSASCVMKDTIKTLNIKNGGKQSEEKTA; encoded by the coding sequence ATGTTTGAAAAAAGCAATAAGAATCTAATCAAGGAACAGTTCGGTAAGACGAACAGGATTGTAGAAGGAACCGTTATCACAGGAGACATTACCTCTTTAGCCGACTTCCGCCTTGATGGGGAATTGAATGGTAATTTTATATCAGGGGGTAAAATTGTGATTGGCCCTACGGGGAAAGTATTGGGTAATATTACCTGTAACAATGCGGATATAGAAGGCCGTTTTGAAGGGACCATACAGGTAACAGAACTGCTGAATATCAAAGCTAAAGCCAGTATCAAAGGGGAAGTATTCGTCGGGAAACTGGCGGTGGAACCTGGAGCTGATTTTAGTGCTTCCTGTGTGATGAAAGACACTATAAAAACCCTAAATATTAAAAATGGAGGAAAACAATCCGAAGAAAAAACCGCTTAA
- a CDS encoding tetratricopeptide repeat protein — protein MKTNLFKYSFGTGFILVLAACSTKKDSLINRNFHAVNTEYNILYNGNIALEAGIKDLKNQYKDNFWEPLPIERMQITKEEMLPGQTKNANFERAETKAIKAIQKHSMNIQGEERNPQMDEAHLLLGKARYYDKRFIPALEAFNYVLYKYPKSDKIYEVKVWREKTNIRMENDALAVKNLKILLNDIKFKDQIIADANAILAQAFLNLEQQDSAVVALKKAVVYTRENEEKARYRFILGQLYDKKQEKDSAFLAYQAVIDMNRKSPRQYVIQAHAHQAAYFDFEHGDTLLFVKKYNRLLKDRENRPYLDVLNHQMGLFYEKAGDQKKAMAYYNKSLRTNSQDQYLAASNYRNMAEMYFHNAKYPTAGKYYDSTLIRLNNRTREYRNIKKKRENLVDVIKYEAIAQHNDSILKLVAMSDDDKANFFQDYIVKLKKEDALRKIQEEAAAASQNNSGNTGNTGNPMAGNTDSNDPNSTMASKRRAMEEMNSGIVPPPTDGPVPPVTGNTSSSTFPFYNPSTLAYGKNEFRKKWGKRTLKDNWRLSVIKSTIDLAPEEITDTDTAEGTKEKVENPAYNTDFYISQIPTDRKVIDSLGKERNFAYYQLGIIYKEKFKENQLAASKLEQLLENKPEERLVLPTLYNLYKIYEIIDPAKAQAMKARIVRDYPETRYAQILENPTSEETIAGSPEEVYAKLFRVYEKEDYKAVLAASDALIDQYTGEDIVSKFELLKANTIAKLKGLGEYKTALNFVALNYPNSEEGKQAESLLHNSIPILESAKFDAIESASWKIIFKVGENEKEKIKYLQDKLKKVVEDRKFERLTLSFDNYTMDNNFIVIHNLRSEAAARNLETILKEYKEYKITEPAIIISSENYKIVQFRKNIEEYLALKK, from the coding sequence TTGAAAACCAATCTATTTAAATATTCTTTTGGTACAGGATTTATTCTTGTTTTGGCGGCTTGCTCTACCAAAAAAGATTCGCTTATCAACAGAAATTTTCACGCTGTGAATACAGAATACAATATTCTGTATAATGGCAATATCGCTTTAGAGGCCGGTATCAAAGATTTAAAAAACCAGTATAAAGATAATTTTTGGGAACCGCTTCCTATCGAAAGGATGCAGATTACCAAAGAAGAAATGTTACCCGGGCAAACTAAAAATGCGAATTTTGAAAGGGCGGAAACCAAAGCGATAAAAGCCATTCAGAAACATTCCATGAACATCCAGGGAGAGGAAAGAAATCCACAGATGGATGAAGCGCATCTTTTGTTAGGGAAGGCGCGGTACTACGACAAGCGCTTTATTCCGGCATTGGAGGCGTTTAATTATGTACTCTACAAATATCCGAAAAGTGATAAAATTTATGAGGTAAAAGTATGGCGTGAAAAGACCAATATCCGGATGGAGAATGATGCTTTAGCGGTAAAAAACCTGAAAATTTTATTGAACGATATCAAATTCAAAGACCAGATTATTGCTGATGCCAATGCTATCCTTGCCCAGGCATTCCTCAACCTGGAACAGCAGGACAGTGCAGTAGTAGCATTGAAGAAAGCAGTAGTCTATACCCGTGAGAACGAAGAAAAAGCACGGTACCGTTTTATCCTGGGACAACTCTACGATAAAAAACAGGAAAAAGACAGTGCATTCCTCGCCTATCAGGCTGTGATTGATATGAACCGGAAATCGCCAAGGCAGTATGTTATTCAGGCTCATGCACATCAGGCCGCCTATTTTGATTTCGAACATGGTGATACACTGCTGTTTGTAAAGAAATACAATAGACTACTGAAAGACCGGGAGAACAGGCCTTACCTCGATGTATTAAACCATCAGATGGGATTGTTTTATGAGAAAGCAGGCGATCAGAAGAAAGCAATGGCTTACTATAACAAATCACTCCGGACCAATTCACAGGATCAATACCTCGCGGCTTCCAACTATAGGAATATGGCAGAAATGTATTTCCATAATGCAAAATATCCTACTGCGGGTAAATATTATGACAGTACCTTAATACGGCTGAATAACAGAACCCGTGAATACCGTAACATTAAGAAAAAGAGGGAAAATCTTGTTGATGTCATTAAATATGAGGCGATTGCCCAGCATAATGACAGTATCCTGAAATTAGTAGCGATGTCGGATGACGACAAGGCAAATTTTTTCCAGGATTATATTGTGAAACTTAAGAAGGAAGATGCCCTGAGAAAAATCCAGGAAGAAGCTGCAGCGGCTTCGCAGAACAATTCCGGGAATACGGGAAATACTGGAAATCCTATGGCCGGGAATACGGATAGTAATGATCCGAATTCCACGATGGCGAGCAAACGAAGGGCGATGGAAGAAATGAATTCCGGAATTGTACCTCCTCCAACCGACGGGCCCGTACCACCGGTTACTGGAAATACCTCATCCAGTACTTTTCCATTCTACAATCCATCGACGTTGGCCTATGGTAAAAATGAATTCCGTAAAAAATGGGGAAAAAGAACGCTGAAGGATAACTGGCGATTGTCAGTAATCAAATCAACCATAGATTTGGCTCCGGAAGAAATAACCGATACCGACACAGCAGAAGGAACGAAGGAAAAAGTGGAAAATCCGGCCTACAATACCGATTTTTATATCAGCCAGATCCCTACCGATAGGAAGGTAATCGATAGTTTGGGGAAAGAACGCAATTTTGCGTATTACCAATTGGGAATTATCTATAAAGAAAAATTCAAGGAAAATCAGTTGGCAGCGTCAAAACTGGAACAATTATTAGAAAACAAGCCAGAAGAGCGTTTGGTATTGCCGACATTATATAATCTGTATAAGATTTATGAAATTATCGATCCGGCCAAAGCCCAGGCCATGAAAGCCCGAATTGTGCGCGATTATCCGGAAACACGCTATGCGCAAATATTAGAAAACCCGACATCGGAAGAAACAATTGCCGGCAGCCCGGAGGAAGTATATGCCAAATTATTCCGCGTGTATGAGAAAGAAGATTATAAAGCGGTACTCGCAGCTTCCGATGCGCTTATCGATCAGTATACCGGTGAGGATATTGTTTCTAAATTTGAATTGCTGAAAGCCAATACCATTGCAAAATTAAAAGGCCTTGGAGAGTATAAGACAGCCCTGAATTTTGTGGCTCTAAATTACCCGAACAGCGAAGAAGGAAAACAGGCAGAAAGCCTGCTTCATAATTCTATTCCGATTCTTGAAAGTGCCAAATTTGACGCTATAGAATCGGCCAGCTGGAAAATTATATTTAAAGTAGGAGAGAACGAAAAAGAGAAGATCAAATACCTTCAGGACAAATTGAAAAAAGTCGTCGAAGACCGTAAATTTGAGCGCCTGACATTATCTTTTGATAATTATACCATGGATAACAATTTTATTGTAATCCATAATCTAAGGTCGGAAGCAGCAGCCCGTAATCTGGAAACGATACTGAAGGAATATAAAGAGTACAAGATTACAGAACCGGCAATTATCATCTCAAGTGAGAACTATAAAATTGTCCAGTTCCGTAAAAATATTGAGGAATACCTGGCATTAAAAAAATAA
- a CDS encoding DUF6168 family protein codes for MNRTKYSPIFKIVIFSGILLLLHWLVFQLPSLEALQASFFYKLPLVYAFVALLSVIMMLVLIRIKTKAPEQLGYTFLLGTSIKMALCYLFLLPVLNRTGNAVYAEKINFFMIFILFLAIEAFFTTRLLNNKQ; via the coding sequence ATGAATAGAACGAAATACAGTCCCATTTTTAAAATTGTAATTTTTTCAGGGATACTGTTACTCCTGCATTGGCTGGTTTTTCAGTTGCCATCGCTGGAAGCTTTGCAGGCTTCCTTTTTTTATAAATTGCCTTTGGTGTATGCTTTTGTGGCACTGTTGTCCGTAATTATGATGCTGGTTTTAATCCGGATCAAAACAAAGGCACCGGAACAATTGGGATATACTTTTTTATTGGGGACCAGTATAAAAATGGCGCTTTGTTACCTGTTTTTATTGCCAGTTTTGAACCGTACCGGGAATGCTGTTTATGCAGAAAAAATAAATTTTTTTATGATTTTTATTCTCTTTTTGGCAATTGAAGCGTTTTTCACAACTCGTTTATTAAACAATAAACAGTAA
- the atpB gene encoding F0F1 ATP synthase subunit A — MVISKKPVRLIIATFVALLPFSTMATPGSDSLRVTTDSVHTTVQAGHHEEIAAADPRKAEVDAFIDHHLQDSHDFVFFSDKAEGKNYGFPLPVILLDNGLKVFSSSKLHHGEAVAEVDGNFYKLVHGKIYKTDAQGNITLDEHGHPKNERPLDFSITKNVVSMLFTAILLLLMFTALARSYKKGPIPTGFGRVLEPLIIFIRDEVAIPNIGEKKYRKFMGYLLTVFFFIWILNLLGMTPLGINVTGNIAITVCLALFTYIITQFSGNKDYWKHIFWMPGVPVPMKIILMPIEILGTLTKPFALLVRLFANITAGHVVIMSLIGMIFVTKNIYADLPISFGLTLFISVIEILVAFLQAFIFTMLSSLFIGMAVQDHHDDHGHDDHLNSLV, encoded by the coding sequence ATGGTGATTTCTAAAAAACCTGTTAGATTAATAATAGCGACTTTTGTAGCTTTACTTCCTTTTAGTACAATGGCAACCCCGGGATCTGATTCTCTTAGGGTTACTACTGATTCTGTGCATACAACTGTACAGGCAGGACATCATGAGGAAATTGCTGCAGCTGATCCTAGAAAAGCAGAAGTGGATGCATTTATTGATCATCACTTGCAGGACTCACACGATTTTGTCTTCTTTTCCGATAAAGCCGAAGGTAAAAATTATGGTTTTCCATTACCTGTAATCCTTTTGGATAACGGACTGAAAGTTTTTTCTTCTTCCAAATTACACCACGGTGAAGCTGTTGCTGAAGTAGATGGTAACTTCTACAAATTAGTACACGGTAAAATTTATAAAACGGATGCTCAGGGTAACATCACTTTAGATGAGCACGGACATCCAAAAAATGAAAGACCACTGGATTTTTCCATTACAAAAAATGTTGTGTCCATGCTTTTTACGGCAATCTTATTATTGTTGATGTTTACAGCTTTGGCAAGATCCTATAAAAAAGGACCAATCCCAACTGGATTCGGAAGAGTATTGGAGCCTTTGATAATCTTCATCAGAGATGAGGTTGCGATTCCAAATATCGGAGAGAAAAAATACAGAAAATTTATGGGCTACCTTTTAACAGTATTCTTCTTTATCTGGATTCTGAATCTTTTAGGAATGACGCCACTGGGAATTAATGTTACCGGAAATATTGCGATTACAGTTTGTTTGGCTTTATTTACTTACATTATTACACAGTTTAGTGGAAATAAAGATTACTGGAAACATATTTTCTGGATGCCGGGAGTTCCTGTACCGATGAAAATTATTTTAATGCCAATCGAGATTTTAGGGACACTGACTAAACCATTCGCATTATTGGTTCGTTTGTTTGCAAATATTACTGCAGGTCACGTAGTAATCATGAGTTTGATCGGAATGATTTTCGTAACCAAAAACATCTATGCAGATTTGCCAATATCTTTTGGACTGACTTTATTTATTTCTGTAATTGAAATATTGGTTGCTTTCCTTCAGGCATTTATTTTTACAATGTTATCATCATTATTTATCGGAATGGCAGTACAGGATCATCATGATGATCATGGCCATGACGATCATTTGAATAGTTTAGTTTAA
- a CDS encoding ABC transporter ATP-binding protein yields MIQVKDLIKTYNGTTVLNIQDLQIEKGQSFGLVGNNGAGKTTFFSLLLDLIQPTAGAIINNGVAVDKSEDWKTFTSSFIDESFLIGYLTPEEYFYFIGELRGQNKADIDSFISKYEEFFNGEILKNKKYLRDLSKGNQKKVGIVAALIGNPEVIILDEPFANLDPTTQFRLKKIIKELAEDPNVTVLVSSHDLMHTIEVSDRIVALHKGEVVKDIRTSEETLQELEAFFAI; encoded by the coding sequence ATGATACAAGTAAAAGACCTTATCAAAACCTATAACGGAACCACCGTATTGAATATCCAGGACCTTCAAATCGAAAAAGGGCAAAGTTTCGGCCTCGTGGGCAATAACGGAGCAGGGAAAACAACTTTCTTCAGCCTATTGCTGGACCTGATCCAACCCACTGCCGGTGCTATCATAAACAATGGCGTTGCTGTCGACAAGAGTGAAGACTGGAAAACATTCACCAGTTCCTTTATCGACGAAAGCTTCCTGATTGGCTATCTGACACCGGAAGAATATTTTTATTTCATCGGAGAATTGAGAGGGCAAAATAAAGCCGATATCGACAGTTTTATTAGCAAATATGAAGAGTTTTTCAATGGGGAAATCCTTAAAAACAAAAAATACCTACGGGATTTATCCAAGGGAAACCAAAAGAAAGTAGGGATTGTAGCTGCTTTAATCGGTAATCCTGAGGTGATTATACTCGATGAGCCATTTGCCAACCTGGATCCTACCACCCAGTTCCGACTCAAAAAAATCATCAAGGAACTGGCAGAAGACCCGAATGTAACCGTTTTGGTTTCCAGCCATGATTTGATGCATACCATAGAAGTTTCCGATCGTATTGTTGCCCTTCACAAAGGGGAAGTCGTGAAAGATATTCGTACTTCCGAAGAAACACTACAGGAACTCGAAGCTTTCTTTGCCATATAA
- the atpE gene encoding ATP synthase F0 subunit C encodes MGEIPNLVGAGLVVIGAGLGLGKIGGSAMDAIARQPEAAGKIQTAMIIIAALLEGLAFAALILGR; translated from the coding sequence ATGGGTGAGATTCCAAATTTAGTAGGAGCTGGTCTGGTAGTAATCGGTGCTGGTCTTGGTTTAGGTAAAATCGGTGGTTCTGCAATGGATGCTATTGCTCGTCAGCCAGAAGCTGCTGGTAAAATTCAAACTGCGATGATTATCATCGCGGCTTTATTAGAAGGTTTAGCATTTGCTGCTTTGATCTTAGGAAGATAA
- a CDS encoding AtpZ/AtpI family protein — translation MEENNPKKKPLNKWLGLINIPFQMGIIIYGFYYLGEWLDHKYPNENALYVKVSTLFGVCVALYNVIRQVNQLNKDKD, via the coding sequence ATGGAGGAAAACAATCCGAAGAAAAAACCGCTTAATAAATGGTTGGGTTTGATTAATATTCCTTTTCAAATGGGAATAATAATCTATGGATTTTATTATTTAGGCGAGTGGCTCGACCACAAATATCCAAACGAGAATGCATTATATGTAAAGGTAAGCACCTTATTTGGTGTGTGCGTAGCCTTGTACAATGTGATACGGCAGGTAAACCAGTTGAATAAAGATAAAGACTAA
- a CDS encoding F0F1 ATP synthase subunit B produces the protein MDKLINDFSFGLFFWQVIILVVLLLLLAKFAWKPIMSSITEREEGIRNAIASAEAARKEMQNLQADNERILQEARLERDALLKDAREMKDKIVADAKHEAQLQGDRMIEQAKTAIEGEKNAAMAELKNQVSSLSLEIAEKLLKNELSNKEAQVKLVDQMLGDVTLN, from the coding sequence ATGGATAAATTAATTAACGATTTTTCATTCGGATTGTTTTTCTGGCAGGTTATTATCCTGGTAGTATTATTATTGTTATTAGCAAAATTCGCCTGGAAACCTATCATGAGTTCTATTACAGAACGTGAAGAAGGAATCAGAAATGCGATTGCATCTGCAGAAGCAGCTCGTAAAGAAATGCAAAATCTTCAGGCAGATAACGAACGTATCTTGCAGGAAGCTCGTTTAGAGCGTGATGCTCTATTAAAAGATGCCCGTGAAATGAAGGATAAAATTGTTGCTGATGCAAAACATGAAGCACAACTTCAGGGTGATCGTATGATCGAGCAGGCAAAAACAGCTATCGAAGGAGAAAAGAATGCAGCCATGGCAGAATTGAAAAACCAGGTGTCTTCTTTATCCCTTGAAATTGCGGAAAAATTATTGAAAAATGAACTTTCTAACAAAGAGGCTCAGGTGAAACTTGTAGACCAAATGTTAGGTGACGTTACCTTAAACTAA